In Apilactobacillus bombintestini, one genomic interval encodes:
- a CDS encoding NCS2 family permease, with translation MLKGIARYFHFDELGTNYRTECLAGLTTFVSMVYILFVNPNVMSASGMDKGAAFTATALATALGCFLMGVIANYPIALSTSLGMNAFFAYSVCIGMHVPWQTALAGTLIASLIFLVLTAFKIREVIIDAIPSDLKSAIAGGIGLFIAFLGLNQGGLIVADKSTLVTLGSFHVGSTWLTIFGLFVAVVLMSARVPAAIFISMVATTILGMCTHLIALPSHIVAGIPSIKPVFLAGVSHIGEINSVQLWIVVFTFLLVTFFDTTGTLVGLAKQAGLIRDNKIPRIGRALGADSLTTVGGSLLGASPMGAFVESSAGIAVGGRSGFTAIITGILFILGTFFSPLLGVITDQVTAPALIIIGILMANSLKDIHWDKFEIAAPSFIIVLGMPLSYSISDGIALGFVIYPISMLAAKRGKDVHPLMYILAVVFVIFFWLLNN, from the coding sequence ATGTTAAAGGGAATTGCCCGTTATTTTCATTTTGATGAATTAGGTACCAATTATCGTACCGAATGTTTAGCTGGTTTAACCACTTTCGTTTCGATGGTTTACATATTATTCGTTAACCCCAACGTTATGAGTGCTTCCGGCATGGACAAAGGAGCCGCATTTACTGCCACTGCTTTAGCCACTGCCCTAGGTTGTTTCTTAATGGGTGTCATTGCCAACTATCCCATCGCATTATCCACTAGTTTAGGAATGAATGCGTTCTTCGCTTACTCCGTATGTATCGGCATGCACGTGCCTTGGCAAACGGCTTTAGCCGGAACTTTGATTGCTTCACTTATTTTCTTAGTTTTAACTGCTTTTAAAATTAGAGAAGTTATCATTGATGCCATCCCTAGCGATCTAAAAAGTGCCATCGCTGGTGGTATCGGTTTATTCATTGCTTTTCTAGGATTAAATCAAGGTGGTTTAATCGTCGCTGATAAAAGTACTTTAGTTACTTTAGGATCATTTCACGTAGGTAGTACTTGGTTAACTATTTTCGGTTTATTCGTGGCCGTCGTTTTAATGAGTGCCCGCGTTCCTGCCGCCATCTTCATTAGTATGGTTGCTACTACTATCTTAGGTATGTGCACTCATTTAATTGCGCTACCTTCTCACATCGTAGCCGGAATTCCAAGTATCAAACCCGTATTTCTAGCTGGTGTTTCTCACATCGGCGAAATCAACAGCGTGCAATTATGGATTGTCGTTTTCACTTTCTTATTAGTAACCTTCTTTGATACCACGGGTACTCTAGTAGGTCTTGCTAAACAAGCAGGTTTGATTCGCGACAACAAGATTCCTCGTATCGGTCGTGCGTTAGGTGCTGATTCCTTAACTACTGTAGGTGGTTCACTACTAGGTGCTTCTCCAATGGGTGCTTTCGTAGAATCTTCTGCAGGTATCGCCGTGGGTGGTCGTTCCGGATTCACAGCTATTATTACTGGTATTTTATTTATCCTAGGAACTTTCTTCTCCCCACTATTGGGCGTTATCACCGATCAAGTTACTGCACCTGCCTTAATTATCATTGGTATCTTAATGGCAAATTCTCTAAAAGATATTCATTGGGATAAGTTCGAAATTGCCGCACCATCCTTTATCATTGTTTTAGGAATGCCTCTTTCTTACAGTATTTCCGACGGTATCGCATTAGGATTTGTGATTTATCCTATCTCTATGCTAGCCGCTAAACGTGGTAAAGATGTACATCCTTTAATGTATATTTTAGCGGTAGTCTTCGTAATCTTCTTCTGGTTACTAAATAACTAA
- a CDS encoding aldo/keto reductase, producing MVKIGKSNVESTSLGLGTNAVGGNNLFPNLNDETGIQIVKTALDSGITLLDTAFAYGMGHSEELIGKAIQGYDRSKFVIATKAAQDTSNGDVTINNNPQFLKQAVEDALKRLQTDYIDIFYIHFPDDQTPKDEAVAALHELKEEGKIKAIGVSNFSLDQIKEANKDGYVDVVEDQYSLLHRDAENEMFDYLRENNISFVPFFPLASGLLTGKYSEVVDFPEDDIRHGNPDFSGERFANIVKKVNGLKPLADKHDATIAQLVLAWYMKNPDITVVIPGAKKPEQVQSNAKAMNVSLSDEEYAQIDNEFKNL from the coding sequence ATGGTAAAAATTGGTAAATCAAATGTTGAATCTACCTCACTTGGTTTAGGTACTAACGCGGTAGGTGGTAACAACCTATTCCCTAATTTAAACGATGAAACTGGTATTCAAATCGTCAAAACTGCTTTAGACAGTGGTATCACTTTATTAGATACTGCCTTTGCATACGGTATGGGTCATTCCGAAGAATTAATCGGTAAAGCTATTCAAGGCTACGACCGTAGTAAGTTCGTAATTGCTACTAAAGCTGCACAAGACACTAGCAATGGCGATGTAACTATTAATAATAACCCACAATTCTTAAAACAAGCCGTAGAAGATGCTCTAAAACGTCTACAAACTGACTACATTGATATTTTCTACATCCACTTCCCTGACGACCAAACTCCTAAGGATGAAGCGGTAGCTGCTTTACATGAACTAAAAGAAGAAGGCAAGATTAAGGCTATCGGAGTTTCTAACTTCTCATTAGACCAAATCAAAGAAGCCAACAAAGACGGCTACGTAGATGTAGTTGAAGATCAATACAGTCTATTACACCGTGACGCCGAAAACGAAATGTTCGACTACTTAAGAGAAAACAACATTTCATTCGTACCATTCTTCCCATTAGCTTCTGGTTTATTAACTGGTAAGTACTCAGAAGTAGTAGACTTCCCAGAAGATGATATCAGACATGGTAACCCTGACTTTTCTGGCGAACGTTTTGCAAACATCGTTAAGAAAGTTAACGGTCTAAAGCCATTAGCTGACAAGCATGATGCTACTATTGCTCAATTAGTATTAGCTTGGTACATGAAGAACCCTGACATTACTGTAGTTATTCCTGGTGCTAAGAAGCCTGAACAAGTACAAAGCAATGCCAAAGCTATGAACGTTTCTCTAAGTGATGAAGAATACGCTCAAATCGATAATGAATTCAAAAATCTATAG